The Pangasianodon hypophthalmus isolate fPanHyp1 chromosome 13, fPanHyp1.pri, whole genome shotgun sequence genome includes a window with the following:
- the atp5mc1 gene encoding ATP synthase F(0) complex subunit C1, mitochondrial yields MYACAKFVTAPSVLRGGSRVLARPVSVSIFNRPEARTEQAALLPVNEASFLNVSRSFQTSAVSRDIDTAAKFIGAGAATVGVAGSGAGIGTVFGSLIIGYARNPSLKQQLFSYAILGFALSEAMGLFCLMVAFLILFAM; encoded by the exons ATGTACGCCTGCGCCAAGTTTGTCACTGCCCCTTCTGTG cTCCGTGGAGGCTCCAGAGTACTGGCCCGGCCTGTCTCCGTGTCTATCTTCAACAGACCTGAAGCCAGAACTGAGCAG GCAGCTCTCTTGCCTGTGAATGAGGCGTCTTTTCTGAACGTGAGCCGTAGCTTCCAGACCAGTGCTGTTTCCAGAGACATCGACACTGCAGCCAAGTTCATCGGTGCTGGTGCTGCTACAGTGGGAGTCGCTGGATCAGGAGCTGGAATTGGGACAGTGTTCGGTAGCCTGATCATTGGCTACGCCAG GAATCCATCCCTGAAACAACAGCTTTTCTCTTATGCCATCTTGGGTTTTGCCCTGTCTGAGGCCATGGGGCTTTTCTGTCTGATGGTGGCGTTCCTTATCCTGTTCGCCATGTAA